GCAGGCCTACAAGGTCAGGACAGgtagatcgttacattactcgctcctAGGAGCAAAGTGGAATCTTCTAGGAGCAAACGAGGTTAGTTGGATGGTACCTTTGTAGAGAACCAGGAAATGAAATCGAGCACACCATGTCTGAGAAGATGGTCTTCTTCTTGCTTGGTAGGAGCCCTATTGCCTCTCCAGTGTTCATTAATATATTCCCTGAAAAACAAGAGACAAGGGGGTCGGATCGATAGGTGGAGGATAGTcacggcgtatgtaacaagctcaatGAGAACTTACTTCTGATAAGGAATCACTtcatcaaggttcaacaacaagtagatcatgatagtgcgccactcatcatggGTCAATTTCTTGTTGGTACCTGCGCTTCCTCTTCCGAGatccccttggaaaaggctgaggttcgatgagtTCTCATCGGCGTTGTAACGAGGGGttggattgtgcacgctgggaagtTTCTCAGTATAGTACGCCTGTGTGAATGtcaacacctcctccagaatgaatgcctctgccacggaagcctcaattttggctttatttctacacttttttccgaagaagctttagacacctctcgattggatagcaccaatgggcctgcacgggcccccccaatcGTGCCTCGCgcggtaggtgcaaaatcagatgctgcatcaacaggaagaagccgggtggaaatatcatctccaacttgcagagcaacagagGTGCAGCCTTCTCCAGGTCAACACAAACgtcccgagataactccttggcacaaagctggtggaagaaaaagctcaactctgctagGACGCGCCACACTGGCTCGGGGAGGTATCCCTGGGTCATCGTAGGAAGgatccgctcaatccatatgtggaagtcatgactcttcatccctaagactttcaTAGTCtgcaagttcactcccctactcagattcgccgcatacccatcTGAGAACTGTAACGTCTTCATCCACTGCAGTACTTCCTTCCTATCGACCCTTTTTAGGATGTAATCGGCCGGGCCCCTTTTCCATCTCTTGCCTGGCGCAGGGGTCTTCAtcactagctttggtctatcgcaaatCTTTTCCACGTCTAGtctagccttaatgttgtcctttgactttttaccaatgtccatgagtgttgcccagagtgcctcggtgacattcttttctgtgtgcattacatcaatgttgtgtggaagaagaaggtgctTGAAGTacgggagcctagtcaagcccgatatatgagtccacatgtggtcgttaccatatccaataaaaccaccgTTGACTTCATCAATTTGGAGAGCCTCTATCTCGGCAAGGACCTCAGCAGGGCTCTTAACCTGAGGAATGGGGTCAGTGACTTGAACACCTTTCATGAAGTGCTTTTCATCTCGTCTCAATTCATGGTTCTCAggcaggaattgacgatgtttgttgaaagaagaatacttgccacccttgtgCAGCCAGGCGAACATCACATCTGCCTTGCATGTTGGGCAagggaacttcctgtgaacacaccacgcgctgaataagccatacgccaggaagtcatgcattgaatattggtaccacacatgcattgtgaagttcctctttgtagctcggtcgtacgtCAGTACCCCCTCTTCCCAAGCATGTTGCAATTCATCCCACACTGGCTGCATGAACATACCCATATTGTTGCCTGGGTGTCCAGGTATTATCAGCGTCAAGAACACGTTCCTAGGTTCAAACATGACGCTGGGGGAAGATTGAGGTGgatcacgaacacgggccaacaagtgtacggggtCGCCATCATTCCAaatgggttgaacccatctgttgctagcgcTACGCGTACATTCTGAGCCTCCATAGCCTTGCTAGGATTCATGTCATCGAAGTGCTTCCATGCATCACCATCCgctgggtgtaccatcttgtcaggactgtatcttttgccattcttgtgccatgtcatttgTTTCGCGGActctgtcatgtacagccgttggatcctctgtaggaaaggaaggtgccgtaaGACCATCTCGGGGATCTTAGActgtttcttcttgccatcactgccttctacctccacaaacctagaggctttgcactttggacagtgtgtTGCTTTCTTGTGGTCTCCCctgaataggacgcaccccttcggacaagcttggatcccctcatacggcatcttaagtgcacgaaggagtctctgtgactcgtacatgttcTTCGGTAGGGTGTGAGGATCCGGAAGTAGTTTGCCAAGAACTGTCAACACGAGATCGAAGCCGTCTCGACTAATGCCCAATTGCGACTTCAATGCTATTAGGCGTGAAATGGCATCTagttgcgaaaccattgtcttctcgtgaaggggcttctgtgccgcCTCTATCatggtgtagaacgcctttgcggtttccTCTGGATCATCCTCCACCTCCATTCCTTCAACGAACCGTGCTTCATGAAAGTCTGCCATCATGTCTGCCATCCCGGCATCTGCATCATACTCCTCGAGGaggggtctcaccacctcctccctaaTACGATGgtgttcaccatggtggatccagcgggtatagtttggaATGAATCCGTTATTGTGAATATCTACTCCTACGGCACgcttttgtttctttttcttgttcttacacttactgcagggacacggcatccgactcgaccctttagcagctgggccaaatgcatgctccaggaaagcATCGGTCCCCCTAACCCATTCAGAGCTCTTACTTGCGaaacccgtgtacatccactcacggtcagccATCCTCTGTCATGCGCCAATGTAAGTGGGTAATAAAACCAGTATTTGCATCTACACGgcattcctaccatctaataggtgaaggataggtcctaatcccacccgtggatgcgtacatgggttagcttccatgttctgcccCCGTCCGAGtcggaatttcggcagcacctccccgctgttctcccgatacacgtccccgcaaggagagtgtgtatccggagaacacggggaggtgctgccgaaactcCGACTCAGACgggagcagaacatggaagctaactcatctacgcatccacgggctgtccaaaaaacgtggacaatccgaaacagatacggtcgcagatatgcaaagacctgcatacctccgaccgtatctctttcggacgggagacgcctaactgggtgacGAGATCTACGACCAAGTTACGGGtacaggggttatacctagggtggcggtgctgTGGTGAGGCGATGctatgcaggcagaccggcacggcgcgGGGCTACTCCAGAtccgctcttctctgcaaaacaagAAAATATTCTAGATTCAGAAGGTGGATTTGGCTCATTAGAGATGCAGGTAGATAATTTCTGAGTTTATATTTATGATTTTTGACTTATAGTTTATATATCTTTAAGTCTCACTTCTAAAATCTTGCCAGCTTTCCCCAGAGCAAGCAGCTCTTCGCTTAAATAACACAACAAGAGCAAAAGGTGTTTCAAGCTTGTTAACTCCAGGACATGAGAGCTATCCTGATAAATTTTCTATTGATTTTTGACTTATTGTTAGTAATGATATATGATGTGCTAGGATGTTTTTCTCCTTTATCACACTAAGACTTTAGGATCAACTAATATAAGTTGCTAGCAGCTAAAAAAAGCTCTAGCTGATCCAAACAACCAAGCTTATAACAAGCTATTAGCTAGCTCCCTCTAGCTATTGCAGCTTATAAAAAGTTTATTAGACCCAAACAAAGCCTACGCAATTCCTTAATTCCCATGATGCTCATTAACAATCATCAAGTGGTAATATAGTTCAATCAGAAATATTTCTCTCTTAACTTGCTAAATAATCATATAGGATATATCTAATATACTAAGTCATGTACTAAATTATCATATAGGACATATCTAATACAATAAGTCATGTGCTAAATTATCATATAGGATATATCCAATATAATAAGTCATGTCTTATTTTAGATATTTCATTTCTTTCAATAACACATACAAAGTTTGCACTACAACTACAAGCAATATCTGCTGGGCAAGAAATTAGGTGCTCACCATGAAACTACTAATATCAGGCAAGAGCTGTGTATGCAGTTGTGGCGCTAGTCAACTATTTGATGAATATATTCATCAATAAATTTGTTCCTCTGTAGGTACATAAATTTCTGTTATGCAAATAAAAAGTAGTGCATGTAGATCTAAATAATCAagattatttttctttttctatcacaACTATGCAGTTGATTACTAATATGTCATGTACAATCATGAAAGATTATTGAATGTCATGTCAAGGATCAAGTATCAGCACTGCCCACCTTCCCATATTTATAAGAGACAAAACACAGACAAGGGGTAGCTGTACTTCTTGTTCAAGAAAGTATGGTTCTACATTACATAATTTGTAAATACAACTAAAAATCTGTCCATTTAAGTGCCTCACTAAATTATAGCATCTCTACTGATATAAACCATGTAGCAGTTATATACATACAGTAATTTAGAACTTATAAGTCAGCCAATAACAAAGACTAGAAATTCTGGAGCCTTTGATGATCAAGCTATAACCATTTTAACTCATTGGTATCGCTGATATCTTTTTTGAAAATACAGGAGGGGTTTCCCCCTGCTTGTTAAATATTAAAATAAGTAGAAAGAAGAGTGTGCGCGGCAAAATCGAGAGCCGCACCGAGCCGAGAGCAAAAGCGTGCGTCGCGTTGTAGTACCTTGTCGAGGAGGAAGGTGGCGCACGCGACCGCTCTCCCGGGACGCCGGCAGCCGGGGGGCGGAGCTCGCGGTACACGGCGACGGCGGGGAAGCTCGGGGCGGCGGGGACCTCGGGGACGGCGGCCGGCTGCTCGGGGGCGGAGCTCGGGGCGCGGGGTCGGCGAGGCGGGGCTGCAGGTGGGAGGACGGGGCGGCGGAGGGCGGGCCgcgtggacggcggcggcgcgcgcgtgcgAGCGTGGCGGGCGCGGAGGAGCTCGGGCGgccggagcggcggcggcgcggaggagctcgggcggcggcgacggcgcaggGAGCTTGGGGAGAGGTGGGCGCGGGCGGGTGTGAGGAGATAGGGTTTCGGTTTGGGCCGGTGGGATGTAGTTACTGTATTAAGGCCCCACAAAAAAATTGGGAagaaaaatcaaaaaaaaaaaaaattacactttgccgagtgctagggttggcactcggcaaagaggactttgccgagtgccggcccacctggcactcggcaaagaggcctttgccgagtgacggcccacgtggcactcggcaaaggctgtcgCCCTGGCCGACCCTAATCCTGCCACGTGGCaggcctttgtcgagtgcttggcactcggcaaaggtggctcttttgccgagtgcctaatggcagggcactcggcaaaggggacgACCACGGATGCCGTTTGTCCAggcccccctttgccgagtgcccctctttgccgagtgccaggcactcggcaaagatcccctttgccgagttctctttgccgagtgtcagacactcgacaaagagatcTTTGCCGAATGCGtggtctggcactcgacaaagagcctctttgccgagtgcccgtggtttgccactcggcaaagcttgcagcactcggcaaagtaactgTTTCCCGTAGTGTGGCTCGATGTGCTACACAGATTACATAAGGTCAAAAATCAATTTTGCTGCACAGCTAGCCTACAGACTACAGTCTACAGATCACACGTAAGAATCACATGTTCACATgaataaacataaatatattggcATAGTGGCAtcctgcacacacacacacactatatTGGCATAGTGGCAtcctgcgcgcgcgcgcgcccacacacacacacacacacacacatatatatatatatatatatatatatatatatatatatatatacacacgaaTCACACACATTCTAGGCTGCATCCTACAGATCAAAGCATCAGCAAAAATACTTACAGTGTCCGTATCTGCTGATATATATGGAGGCTGATGGGCCAGTGGACTTTGCGGTTGCGGATCCTCGACCTTGGCCGTGGCCACCGCGAATGCCTGTCGAGGATGGCATCTTCTTGCGTTTGCTCCTCGATTCATGACTTGCCGCCACCGGAGGAAGCATCCCTGGgacctcttcctcatcctccatGACCAGCTCGAGATGGGACGGGGCGAAGTAGATGACGGCAAGCCAGCGAGCTGCATGTGGAGATGGGAGACCGGAGAGGACCTGCGTGCCTGCGTGCGGCGAGGAGATAGAATGCCGTGCAGTGCGGTGGCTCGGGGGAGGTCAGGAGTCAGGAAGGGGAAAGGGAAAAGACCGTGACTGCGGACTGCGGTGGAAGTGGAGTGGACTGGTGTGCTGTATACTGTTAGGGTTTCATGGTTGGGCTGGGCCGAGCCGATTTTAGTTGCTGTAACATGGATTATTATGGCTTGTTATGGCTTGCGagcagctcgcgagctggctcgagctgACTTGTTAATTAAAAATTTTAAATGAGTCGAGCTCAAGCCGATCCATTAACGAGCGAGTCGAGCGAGCTAGCGGCCTTAGTTGTAACCTATTAAACCGATGGTTTGATGACTTGCTGGGCTTAGAGTAGGACTCCACAAAACCCCTCGATCCTAACACGAGACttaaaaaccctaaccctaaaattGGCCATATGCTTCAATCTGTGGATGAGAAGGAGAATCGTCCTTGTTGCTATCCATCGACTCACTGTAGAATTAGAATGGGCTCCCATGGTGCCATTTAGCTACTCGATGTTGTTGCCTATCTTGTGATCTATGTTACCAATGAGAGACAGAAGATGCCATATGGTTTGTGTGGCCAGGAAATGAGGGAGAGAACGACATGATAAGTCTTGTGCAGTTAGATTCCATAAGTCCACATTTGACCGTGGGCGTGGGGATGTGAAAGGCATTTCCCAATATTGTTAGTAAATGTGCACATGCATTGCCAATATAATCACAAGTGTTCTTTTTGACTTTTCTTGCCTCAGCATATGGAAACCCTGCTTAATTAGAGTGGACAGAGAGGTTACTTTGCTTCATGGGCACATGTGACACTCCTATTTTTAATCCGGCCTGCAATCCAAACACCCCCCTCCCCCCAATTTTCAATTTCTTTGTTTTGAACTGCTGTAGTTTTCTACTTTTTGCTTCATTCTATTTCTCTATTCTTTTTATTCCTACATTCCAAACAGACTCTAATTAATGGTTTAAGGTTCCACGGATCACAAGAAATACATATACTTAGTTTGAGGAAACGTTACCAGACACTGGAATAATACCAGTGTCCTCAAATATCACTAGCACAAATAATACAAAATCTGACCACCGAAGTGTAGAACCTACCTATTTTGGGTGTAAGTAAGTCACGGGCCGTTCGTGGGCCAGCACCAACGTGGATGCACAATCAGGCCCGCTGGCTACTAAGATGGGTCAAATTATGAGGCCGAAAAGGTGCAGCCCACAGGTCCCGGTGGGCCCATTCAAACCATCGATCTCTTTTTTTTAGCGGAAAAAAAACATCGATCTCTTCGACTGCAGACACACACGAGTTGCACGATTTGCCTCATGACGTCACTCCGTTGCCGTTTGCAGCTTACCACATGCTGTGTGACTCTGGGAACCATCGATCTCTTTGACTGCAGACACGCACGAGTTGCAACTTACCACAGGTCTAGTGCATGACTCACAGCCTGTTCGTTTACTCGTATATGATCGTAGATTATaagttggaacagtatttttttctcacaccaaaccagccagcagtgaataatccacgatcatttacgacgaaaTGAACAGGCTATTAGATTCTATGGTTGCTAAGATTATCAAGTCCAAGTATTTTCCTTATGCTACCCTTTGGACAGCTGCTAATGACTACTTACCTAAATCAACCTTCTGGACTTTTATTCTTACCATCAGACATAATCTTGAAAAACATATGTTACTATCCAATTCATAGATGGTAATACTAATATATGGAATGGAATCGACCTTGGTGTCCCTTATAGAGACAAATGCATGATATGCTAAATCTTGAGCAAATAGCTTATCAAATTACCAACAACGTATCTGATTTATGGAGGACAAATACAAAAAATTGGGATGCTGAAAAAATCATTACTCTCTTTGGACAGCAAACCTAGATGTTTTTTGCATATTCCTACCATTACAGGTGCACGCTTGATATCTTATGCACTTTCAAGAGTGCTTACAAGATGTTGGCAACTGAGGCTGCAACAAATTCATCTCCGACTAACATTCTTAATGCAGGTCTTACAGATCCTTCGCCGAATGTGGGCTGATAGGACAATCCAAGGGTCAAAACTTTTGCATGGCGGTTACTTAGGCTAGCTCTTGGAACAGCTAGCAGGATACATAGAATAGTTCCTAATGTTGATGAAACTTGCTCACGCTGTGGTTGTATTGAAAATGGTTAGAATAAACTACtgttttccttgtgtgaacacagtaagggaaggcggcgccgaaaggtcccctgctgtgatactgtagctgcTGCAGGTGCagacgccgcacggctcacctgctgcactgtagccatgCAGTGGCCAGCGCAGAGTCAgctctgtatgttatctagttactgttacatcatgtgggctgtactaggactagatgaatagagttgtataaatagactaccacgacaactcagtaaagagagtttagatttgccatctcatAGACAGGGCTtcagccaacgctggtgtcttgtattgtgcgtgcatgctctgttctcccttcttcttctagctccagccatagtgtgtgggacgAACAACGCtggttcgtggtcggcacggctagtgggtgctcggcaacactagcggctgcttggcaagactggtgagtggttcactcacctgagccggtgatcctgtgggccaacaagtggtatcagagccgtacaagcgccgtcgccagactaaccgctgacgatgacggacggttcggagatgggcgacagcagtggcactgctgtggctgcccagccacgatcgGAGGTCATTGTtcacacggtgcgggaggtcagcggtacCAGTTGGTCGACGCTGattcgcaccaactatggagagtggtcggtgaccatgaaggtcaagctcagagcccgacggctttggaatgctattgacaagggcaccaacaatgaggaagatgacatgtcagcgttggaggctatcctcgctgctataccggcagagtacagggagccgttgaggACGAAggactctgctaaggaggcatgggaggctattgcggcgatgtgcGTCGGTTTcgaccgtgcaaagaaggcgacggcccaacttctgaagtaggagtacgccctcctcaagttcaaggatggtgaaacggtggaggacttctccctctgcctgcagacgctcatcagcaagctgaagagccatggtgtcaccatcgacgaagaggaggcggtctccatgtacctccactctgtgccgacaaagtacatccagatcgctctctctatagagacgatgctgaacttgtccaccctcaccattgaggatgtgacaggccatctgcggGCAGTGGACGAGCGCTTGGAGCAGgtgacagcaacgaaggacagtggcaaactgctgctgacggaagaggagtgggatgctcggaggaactccaggaaggcagcctcctccagccacggtgacgatggcaagcgccgcgtcaaggcttctttggagaagaagaagcaggtcgaccccaacgcctgtcggcGCTGTGGGAAGATAGGCCATTGGGCATGGGAGTGCCTAAAtcgcaagaaggagaagaaggttgaggctcatctggcgcaagctgatgatgaggatgaggccactatcctgatggcgatgttctgtgcactgcacgacgttgaggccgaGGAGAATGAAGAGGCGACGACGGTGAAAGGACCTGAGAAGGCCCTGAAGGgtatcaacctcgacgaaccatgtGCCCATGTCCACCTTGGatgtgtgggcgccgaccaggagcagcggtggtatctggactctggtgccagcaaccacatgacgggctcca
This sequence is a window from Miscanthus floridulus cultivar M001 chromosome 10, ASM1932011v1, whole genome shotgun sequence. Protein-coding genes within it:
- the LOC136487917 gene encoding predicted GPI-anchored protein 58, encoding MTSDRGWAATAVPLLSPISEPSVIVSVTTSHRPKPKPYLLTPARAHLSPSSLRRRRRPSSSAPPPLRPPELLRARHARTRAPPPSTRPALRRPVLPPAAPPRRPRAPSSAPEQPAAVPEVPAAPSFPAVAVYRELRPPAAGVPGERSRAPPSSSTRYYNATHAFALGSVRLSILPRTLFFLLILIFNKQGETPPVFSKKISAIPMS